One genomic segment of Amycolatopsis sp. WQ 127309 includes these proteins:
- a CDS encoding S1 family peptidase, protein MTSRKLAGFTAFASAALACALCVPAAHAAPLSAEAAFTLAQGNAMTQADQVTGALGAASGGYYLDNGKAIVNVLDDAGARKVEAAGLTAKKVTHTFAALTGVKNALDNVRNVPQTSWGIDTSTNQVVVTIFSAATKATADKVATAAKQYGDSARVEYKTGKLELYIADGDAIQNSSARCSLGFNVKSGSTPYLLTAGHCTNLGGTWSGGDVSGARVVRSDCPGADSGLLTRPNGSGPGRINTGQTITSAAAPQVGERISKQGSTTGGGTGQVTSVDQSVNFDVGVLNHEFGTTAHTDHGDSGGPAYDGSKGLGTLSGGNTTVSYFYPLTRELSSYGLTLA, encoded by the coding sequence ATGACTTCCCGGAAACTCGCCGGCTTCACCGCATTCGCTTCGGCCGCCCTGGCCTGTGCGCTTTGTGTCCCGGCTGCCCACGCCGCGCCGTTGTCGGCCGAAGCCGCGTTCACCCTTGCCCAGGGCAACGCCATGACCCAGGCCGACCAGGTGACCGGTGCACTCGGTGCCGCGTCGGGTGGTTACTACCTCGACAACGGCAAGGCGATCGTCAACGTCTTGGACGACGCCGGCGCGCGGAAAGTCGAAGCGGCCGGTCTCACCGCCAAGAAGGTCACCCACACCTTCGCCGCGCTGACCGGGGTCAAGAACGCCCTCGACAACGTGCGCAACGTGCCGCAAACCTCTTGGGGCATCGACACTTCCACCAACCAGGTCGTCGTGACGATCTTCTCGGCCGCGACCAAGGCGACCGCGGACAAGGTCGCCACCGCCGCCAAGCAGTACGGCGACAGCGCCCGCGTCGAGTACAAGACCGGCAAGCTCGAGCTGTACATCGCCGACGGCGACGCCATCCAGAACAGCAGCGCGCGCTGCTCGCTCGGGTTCAACGTCAAGAGCGGCAGCACCCCGTACCTGCTCACCGCCGGGCACTGCACCAACCTCGGCGGCACCTGGTCCGGCGGCGACGTCAGCGGCGCGCGGGTCGTCCGAAGTGACTGTCCCGGCGCGGACTCCGGTCTGCTGACCCGGCCGAACGGCTCCGGTCCCGGCCGCATCAACACCGGCCAGACCATCACCAGCGCGGCCGCGCCGCAGGTCGGCGAGCGCATCTCCAAGCAGGGCTCGACCACCGGTGGCGGCACCGGCCAGGTGACGTCGGTCGACCAGTCGGTCAACTTCGACGTCGGCGTGCTCAACCACGAGTTCGGGACCACCGCCCACACCGACCACGGTGACTCCGGCGGCCCGGCCTACGACGGTTCCAAGGGCCTCGGCACCCTGTCCGGCGGGAACACGACCGTCAGCTACTTCTACCCGCTGACCCGTGAGCTTTCGTCCTACGGCCTCACCCTGGCCTGA
- a CDS encoding MFS transporter, with protein MSSPAVAPKRTVAAGVTTALWLGLAVSLLGDSFYRVGLTWNATTDGGIGPAALLGTAMALPVALLGMFGGVVIDRFNRPGLMIVTDVVRFAVVAAFAVLFLGNGPGLPALLAGAAVLAASGVCFTPALQSWLPDLFPDRDRMIKFDALFLTTINVVGVVGPALAGALYPFVGMSGFLWFDAGTFAVSAVAVFYVRRALPGPGTPALAPPPEPPRPRRNLLADVREGLRYIFGNEVLRRQFTVFPFMEAAAYSLVFLLPSYLSAAKYTASWLFGALLAANAIGRVLGAWVFAHTGLKRRRGPVLAVNHLSQGVMLGLFVLVPDPVVCTAAFLLMGLPAGASQIALSSWVQTNVDRQFRGRAFGTLTSFVQWLMPLGPLFFGWLGALLEPRWAVVIIAATFFAGGAAIVSSRAVRSLQ; from the coding sequence ATGTCGTCGCCTGCAGTAGCGCCGAAGCGCACGGTCGCGGCCGGAGTCACGACCGCACTGTGGCTCGGCCTCGCGGTGTCCCTGCTCGGGGACAGCTTCTACCGGGTCGGCCTGACCTGGAACGCCACCACGGACGGCGGCATCGGCCCGGCCGCCCTGCTCGGCACGGCGATGGCGTTGCCGGTGGCTCTGCTGGGCATGTTCGGCGGCGTCGTGATCGACCGCTTCAACCGCCCGGGCCTGATGATCGTGACCGACGTCGTCCGGTTCGCCGTGGTGGCCGCGTTCGCCGTGCTCTTCCTCGGCAACGGACCCGGCCTGCCGGCACTGCTGGCCGGCGCCGCGGTGCTGGCGGCGTCCGGTGTCTGCTTCACCCCGGCGCTGCAGTCGTGGCTGCCCGACCTGTTCCCCGACCGCGACCGGATGATCAAGTTCGACGCGCTGTTCCTGACGACCATCAACGTCGTCGGGGTCGTCGGCCCCGCGCTGGCCGGGGCGCTGTACCCGTTCGTCGGCATGAGCGGGTTCCTCTGGTTCGACGCGGGCACGTTCGCGGTGTCCGCGGTCGCGGTCTTCTACGTCCGGAGAGCGCTTCCCGGACCCGGGACGCCGGCCCTTGCGCCGCCGCCGGAACCGCCGCGCCCCCGCCGAAATCTCCTCGCCGATGTCCGGGAAGGACTGCGGTACATCTTCGGCAACGAGGTGCTCCGCCGGCAGTTCACCGTCTTCCCCTTCATGGAAGCCGCGGCCTACTCGCTGGTCTTCCTGCTCCCGTCCTACCTGTCCGCGGCGAAGTACACCGCGAGCTGGCTGTTCGGCGCGCTCCTGGCCGCCAACGCGATCGGCCGGGTGCTGGGGGCGTGGGTGTTCGCGCACACCGGGCTGAAGCGCCGGCGGGGGCCGGTGCTCGCGGTCAACCACCTCTCCCAGGGCGTCATGCTCGGGCTCTTCGTCCTCGTCCCCGACCCCGTCGTCTGCACGGCCGCGTTCCTGCTGATGGGCCTGCCGGCCGGCGCGAGCCAGATCGCCCTGTCCTCCTGGGTCCAGACCAATGTGGACAGACAGTTCCGCGGCCGGGCGTTCGGCACCCTGACGTCCTTCGTGCAGTGGCTGATGCCGCTGGGCCCGCTGTTCTTCGGCTGGCTGGGCGCGCTGCTGGAGCCCCGCTGGGCCGTCGTGATCATCGCCGCGACCTTCTTCGCCGGGGGCGCCGCCATCGTTTCTTCCCGCGCGGTAAGGAGCCTGCAATGA
- a CDS encoding DUF6790 family protein gives MDNFGYVAQSAFPLVWILVPAIGAYLRGRHAASARERLEIWQRWWAIGAFGIGSLWMTVAFLAFPDVMATAIGFPRTPFLFEIAFANLGLAIMGFRAASASARERITIGLGAGMFLWGALVGHVYQWFANGDHAPGNTGGVLVNDLLIPAVMIVLAVRSRRLAATPAPAVAA, from the coding sequence ATGGACAACTTCGGTTACGTCGCCCAGTCAGCCTTTCCCCTGGTCTGGATCCTGGTCCCGGCCATCGGCGCCTACCTGCGCGGCCGCCACGCCGCCTCCGCCCGGGAGCGGCTGGAGATCTGGCAGCGCTGGTGGGCCATCGGTGCCTTCGGCATCGGCAGCCTGTGGATGACGGTGGCGTTCCTCGCCTTCCCGGACGTGATGGCCACCGCGATCGGCTTTCCCCGCACGCCGTTCCTGTTCGAGATCGCCTTCGCCAACCTCGGGCTGGCCATCATGGGCTTCCGCGCCGCTTCGGCGTCGGCGCGCGAGCGCATCACCATCGGCCTCGGCGCCGGCATGTTCCTGTGGGGTGCCCTCGTCGGCCACGTCTACCAGTGGTTCGCGAACGGCGACCACGCCCCCGGCAACACCGGCGGCGTCCTCGTCAACGACCTGCTGATCCCGGCGGTCATGATCGTCCTCGCCGTGCGGTCCCGGCGCCTGGCCGCCACGCCCGCGCCGGCCGTCGCCGCCTGA
- a CDS encoding MarR family winged helix-turn-helix transcriptional regulator — MDEGLADLLHRVVMLLGDAARRRTDGQDGLTYSQIRLLGTLEDIEPATQHRLAQAMSVSDPAISRALRSLEADGLVRVVVDPAHARRRLVTLTETGRKAFQVNGKPLYDEFRAGLIAAGFPYERYLEDTLRLAEILESD, encoded by the coding sequence GTGGACGAAGGACTCGCAGACTTGCTGCACCGCGTGGTCATGCTCCTGGGCGACGCGGCCCGGCGGCGCACCGATGGCCAGGACGGCCTGACCTACAGCCAGATCCGGCTGCTCGGCACCCTGGAGGACATCGAGCCGGCAACCCAGCACCGGCTGGCGCAGGCGATGTCGGTCTCGGACCCGGCGATCAGCCGGGCGCTGCGCTCCCTGGAGGCGGACGGCCTGGTACGGGTGGTCGTCGACCCCGCCCATGCGCGTCGGCGGCTGGTCACGCTCACCGAGACCGGGCGGAAGGCGTTCCAGGTCAACGGGAAGCCGCTCTACGACGAGTTCCGCGCCGGGCTCATCGCCGCGGGGTTCCCCTACGAGCGCTACCTCGAAGACACCCTCCGGCTGGCGGAAATCCTCGAATCCGACTGA
- a CDS encoding TMEM175 family protein has product MGTQHSDNETGEARTAAADRLTMFVDAVIAIALTLLALELPVPAGDTTDAMLSSALAHGKEYLAFALSFTVIAAHWRAHHEIFRYVGSLSPRLTSLTLVWLFMQVVMPFATRVLTADGAFPPRFSFYALVQVFASATFALIIREIRRERLYRTDVAPPEFAQSLVRSICLAAVFGLSVPLSFLITGTGAYLCWLAAPIVLAAARRVQSRAVR; this is encoded by the coding sequence ATGGGAACCCAGCACAGCGACAACGAGACCGGCGAAGCGCGCACGGCCGCCGCCGACCGGCTCACCATGTTCGTCGACGCGGTGATCGCGATCGCGCTCACCCTGCTCGCCCTGGAACTGCCCGTCCCCGCCGGCGACACCACCGACGCCATGCTGAGCTCGGCGTTGGCCCACGGCAAGGAGTACCTGGCCTTCGCGCTCAGCTTCACGGTGATCGCCGCCCACTGGCGCGCCCACCACGAGATCTTCCGCTACGTCGGCTCGCTGAGCCCCCGCCTGACCAGCCTCACCCTGGTGTGGCTGTTCATGCAGGTCGTGATGCCGTTCGCCACCCGGGTGCTCACCGCCGACGGCGCCTTCCCGCCCCGGTTCAGCTTCTACGCGCTCGTCCAGGTCTTCGCGTCCGCGACGTTCGCGCTGATCATCCGGGAGATCCGGCGCGAACGCCTGTACCGCACCGACGTCGCACCCCCGGAATTCGCCCAGAGCCTGGTGCGCAGCATCTGCCTGGCCGCCGTCTTCGGGCTGTCCGTTCCCCTCTCGTTCCTGATCACCGGCACCGGCGCGTACCTGTGCTGGCTCGCGGCGCCGATCGTGCTCGCCGCCGCCCGCCGCGTCCAGAGCCGCGCCGTCCGGTGA
- a CDS encoding ester cyclase has translation MTRPSSPAEVNRAILAARAAGDLDTALSYIAPESRDQGHRVTHADWRRKWESLLAGVPDFDVVVEADVENGEWVAHRYTVRGTHTGDFFGRPPTGDRFEVAGMDMIRVVDGRLVEHWMVAEPF, from the coding sequence ATGACCCGACCGTCGAGCCCCGCCGAGGTGAACCGGGCGATCCTCGCCGCTCGCGCCGCGGGCGACCTGGACACCGCGTTGAGCTACATCGCGCCCGAATCGCGGGACCAGGGCCACCGCGTCACCCACGCGGACTGGCGGCGGAAGTGGGAGAGCCTGCTGGCCGGGGTTCCGGACTTCGACGTCGTCGTCGAGGCCGACGTGGAGAACGGCGAGTGGGTCGCCCACCGCTACACCGTCCGCGGCACCCACACCGGCGACTTCTTCGGCAGGCCACCGACCGGCGACCGGTTCGAGGTCGCGGGCATGGACATGATCCGGGTGGTCGACGGCCGCCTGGTCGAGCACTGGATGGTCGCCGAACCGTTCTGA
- a CDS encoding STAS domain-containing protein translates to MSPQPPIPVSGPRPLAARRTEYRPGLLILTFAGEIDALTVPILERELRDTPPGTTLVDLTQIAFVGLAGARALAAAAERAGAEGRHFGLVASSRTLARLFRITGLAAGVPMFASLSDALRELLAAGLQDAAG, encoded by the coding sequence GTGTCCCCTCAGCCACCGATCCCCGTCTCCGGCCCGCGCCCCCTCGCGGCGCGCCGGACGGAGTACCGTCCCGGCCTGCTGATCCTGACCTTCGCCGGGGAGATCGACGCCCTGACCGTCCCGATCCTGGAGCGCGAGCTGCGCGACACCCCACCGGGGACGACGCTGGTGGACCTCACCCAGATCGCGTTCGTCGGCCTCGCCGGCGCCCGCGCCCTGGCGGCGGCCGCCGAACGCGCCGGGGCCGAGGGGCGGCACTTCGGGCTGGTGGCGAGCAGCCGCACGCTCGCACGGCTGTTCCGCATCACCGGCCTGGCCGCGGGCGTCCCGATGTTCGCGTCGCTGTCCGACGCGCTGCGGGAACTGCTCGCCGCCGGGCTCCAGGACGCCGCCGGGTAA
- a CDS encoding bifunctional 2-polyprenyl-6-hydroxyphenol methylase/3-demethylubiquinol 3-O-methyltransferase UbiG has product MIDGGWSWDPSLYSGSAAYYARGRAAYPDALAEAFTAELGLDGTGRLLDVGCGPGSLTLLLAGKFDETVGLDADPDMLAEAARRAADAKIGTCRWVHRRAEELPADLGEFRLVTFAQSFHWLDRPAVATAVHGMLAAGGACAHVHATTHQGVDPDDRAPPHDAITDLVRRYLGPVRRAGQGVLPDGTAAGETEIYRAAGFRGPRRFEVPGRVVTKDTDAVVAAVFSLSSAAPHLFGDRREAFEAELRQLLHEANPAGVFTERLQEIAVDLWWP; this is encoded by the coding sequence GTGATCGACGGTGGTTGGAGCTGGGATCCGTCGCTGTATTCCGGCAGCGCGGCGTACTACGCGCGCGGCCGCGCCGCCTATCCGGACGCCCTCGCGGAGGCGTTCACGGCCGAGCTGGGGCTCGACGGAACCGGCCGACTGCTCGACGTCGGCTGCGGGCCCGGGTCGCTGACCTTGCTGTTGGCCGGCAAGTTCGACGAAACCGTCGGCCTGGACGCCGATCCGGACATGCTCGCCGAAGCCGCCCGGCGCGCGGCGGACGCGAAGATCGGCACCTGCCGGTGGGTGCACCGGCGAGCCGAGGAGCTGCCCGCGGATCTGGGCGAATTCCGCTTGGTCACCTTCGCCCAGTCGTTCCACTGGCTGGACCGACCGGCGGTCGCGACGGCCGTGCACGGGATGCTGGCCGCCGGCGGCGCCTGCGCCCACGTCCACGCCACGACGCACCAGGGCGTCGATCCGGACGACCGAGCACCGCCGCACGACGCGATCACCGACCTCGTGCGGCGGTACCTCGGCCCGGTGCGCCGCGCGGGCCAGGGTGTGCTCCCGGACGGCACGGCGGCGGGCGAGACGGAGATCTACCGCGCGGCCGGCTTCCGCGGGCCGCGGCGGTTCGAGGTGCCGGGCCGGGTCGTCACGAAGGACACCGACGCCGTTGTCGCCGCGGTCTTCTCGTTGTCCAGCGCGGCACCGCACCTGTTCGGCGACCGTCGTGAGGCGTTCGAGGCCGAGCTGCGGCAGCTTCTGCACGAGGCCAACCCGGCGGGCGTCTTCACCGAGCGGCTGCAGGAGATCGCCGTCGACCTCTGGTGGCCCTGA
- a CDS encoding alpha/beta fold hydrolase — protein MTTTSTTRPGALFLETGWAESFAVTGDGRVAVAWSTADGPRVHTVPGPASPPEPANTLPSIDQAGLSGGPRRIAFWAQLADEDNRFVLFTAVPGEAPVRTAIEAPRQPCALAWAGPDHVVTTWQTADGPVLARVAVTPGARPETLWCLPASPRWLDPVPDVAPDGRIVLTVASETGQDIVVLDHGVVTTLLAGNRSAAPARARWSPDGRSVVVLVRRRRATEARLIDLTAGTMEVLDGPAPTDVPVWNGDGTKLAFASHDWPVTRLYVHDLPSRTLTEVPAPAGTCAEAPQWHGDDCYFRVLGPDHPPAVRRWRPGATDALPVTPPATVSRPVSPSVVRLPSREGFDLPALAYEPWIPDRGTVVMLHGGPASCWRNGWNPVLLDLLGAGYRVVLLETRGTTFTGWPVPPVPVTEHGVREVEDVADSVAALIRLGLAQSGRIVLVGHSHGAFIAYRASLALPEVAGVITTSGYLHPAVLAGSGDPEVHRFAAAAFADRAWAGDPAAALPSRCPVLSVHGERDKQVPAGDAEAMFARLDGAGHAWLLLANDDHSFRIRRNAARYAAAARDFLGRVLA, from the coding sequence ATGACGACGACCTCGACAACCCGTCCCGGCGCGCTGTTCCTGGAGACCGGCTGGGCCGAATCCTTCGCGGTGACCGGCGACGGCCGGGTGGCGGTCGCGTGGAGCACCGCCGACGGCCCGCGCGTCCACACCGTGCCGGGTCCGGCGAGCCCGCCCGAACCGGCGAACACCCTGCCGAGCATCGACCAGGCCGGCCTCTCCGGCGGCCCGCGGCGGATCGCCTTCTGGGCGCAGCTGGCCGACGAGGACAACCGGTTCGTCCTGTTCACCGCCGTCCCCGGGGAAGCACCGGTGCGGACGGCGATCGAGGCCCCGCGCCAGCCCTGCGCCCTCGCCTGGGCCGGGCCGGACCACGTCGTCACCACCTGGCAGACCGCCGACGGCCCGGTGCTCGCCCGGGTCGCCGTGACGCCGGGAGCGCGTCCCGAGACCCTGTGGTGCCTGCCGGCCTCGCCGCGGTGGCTGGACCCGGTGCCCGACGTCGCGCCGGACGGCCGGATCGTGCTGACCGTCGCGTCCGAGACCGGCCAGGACATCGTGGTGCTCGACCACGGCGTGGTCACCACCCTGCTCGCCGGCAACCGCAGCGCGGCACCGGCCCGGGCGCGCTGGAGCCCGGACGGCCGGTCGGTCGTCGTGCTCGTCCGGCGGCGGCGGGCCACCGAAGCCCGGCTGATCGACCTGACCGCCGGCACCATGGAGGTCCTCGACGGGCCCGCGCCGACCGACGTTCCGGTGTGGAACGGCGACGGGACCAAGCTCGCGTTCGCCAGCCACGACTGGCCCGTCACCCGGCTGTACGTCCACGACCTGCCGAGCCGGACGCTGACCGAGGTGCCTGCCCCGGCGGGCACCTGCGCCGAAGCGCCGCAGTGGCACGGCGACGACTGCTACTTCCGCGTGCTGGGCCCGGACCACCCGCCCGCGGTCCGGCGGTGGCGCCCGGGCGCCACCGATGCGCTACCGGTGACCCCGCCGGCGACGGTGTCCCGGCCGGTCTCGCCGTCCGTGGTCCGCTTGCCCAGCCGGGAAGGCTTCGACCTGCCCGCGCTCGCCTACGAGCCGTGGATCCCGGACCGGGGGACGGTCGTGATGCTGCACGGCGGACCCGCATCCTGCTGGCGCAACGGCTGGAACCCGGTCCTGCTAGACCTGCTCGGCGCCGGCTACCGCGTGGTGCTGCTGGAAACCCGCGGCACGACGTTCACCGGCTGGCCGGTGCCCCCGGTGCCAGTCACCGAGCACGGCGTCCGCGAAGTCGAGGACGTCGCCGACAGCGTCGCGGCCCTGATCCGGCTCGGTCTCGCCCAGTCCGGCCGGATCGTCCTGGTCGGCCACAGCCACGGCGCGTTCATCGCCTACCGCGCGTCGCTGGCGCTGCCGGAGGTCGCGGGCGTGATCACGACGAGCGGCTACCTGCACCCGGCGGTGCTGGCGGGCAGCGGCGACCCGGAGGTGCACCGCTTCGCGGCCGCGGCGTTCGCGGACCGGGCCTGGGCCGGTGACCCGGCGGCCGCGCTGCCCTCCCGCTGCCCGGTCCTGTCGGTGCACGGCGAACGCGACAAGCAGGTGCCCGCCGGCGACGCCGAGGCGATGTTCGCCCGGCTCGACGGCGCCGGGCACGCATGGCTGCTGCTGGCGAACGACGACCACAGCTTCCGCATCCGGCGCAACGCCGCCCGCTACGCCGCCGCGGCGCGGGACTTCCTGGGGCGGGTGCTGGCATGA
- a CDS encoding amidase, giving the protein MEWSFHSAEELVVALRGGAVTSVELTDEVIARIERDDEVINAICVRDFDRARAAARQADQARTRGEDRPLLGVPVTVKESYNVAGLPTTWGMPPHRDHVPAEDAVQVSRLKAAGAVVLGKTNVPLGLQDIQSFNEIYGTTTNPWDRGRTAGGSSGGSAAALASGFGALSIGSDIAGSLRTPAHFCGVYAHKPSLGLAASRGMVPPAEPALPIDLDLAVVGPMARTARDLTLLLDVMAGPDPLTSGVAHRVVLPPARHERLGDFRVLVLDEHPLIATGSAVRAGVDRVAAALVDGGARVARHSRLLPDLTEAATLYMQLLISGSPARFPVESLEQLRTRVAGLSADDRSLDSVRLRAMVLSHGDWLAASNRREVHRHGWRRLFAEFDAVVCPITPTPAFPHDHHPNPLDRRVDVDGVEYPYFDQLVWAGLATMPGLPATAVPAGRSPEGLPVGVQLIGPMFEDRTPLRLAELLEREIGGFRAPE; this is encoded by the coding sequence ATGGAATGGAGCTTTCACTCGGCCGAAGAACTCGTCGTCGCATTGCGCGGCGGTGCGGTGACGTCGGTGGAACTGACCGACGAGGTGATCGCCCGCATCGAGCGTGACGACGAGGTGATCAACGCGATCTGCGTGCGCGACTTCGACCGTGCGCGGGCCGCCGCACGTCAGGCCGACCAGGCCCGCACGCGGGGGGAGGACCGGCCGCTGCTCGGCGTTCCGGTGACGGTCAAGGAGTCGTACAACGTCGCCGGGCTGCCCACGACCTGGGGCATGCCGCCGCACCGGGACCACGTGCCGGCCGAGGACGCGGTCCAGGTGTCGCGGCTCAAGGCCGCGGGCGCGGTGGTGCTCGGCAAGACCAACGTGCCGTTGGGGCTGCAGGACATCCAGAGCTTCAACGAGATCTACGGCACCACCACCAACCCGTGGGACCGCGGCCGCACAGCGGGCGGGTCCTCCGGCGGGTCGGCGGCGGCCCTGGCGTCCGGGTTCGGCGCGCTGTCCATCGGCTCCGACATCGCCGGCTCGCTGCGCACCCCCGCGCACTTCTGCGGCGTCTACGCGCACAAGCCGTCGCTCGGGCTGGCGGCCAGTCGCGGGATGGTCCCGCCGGCCGAGCCGGCGTTGCCGATCGACCTCGACCTCGCCGTCGTCGGTCCGATGGCGCGCACCGCCCGTGACCTCACGCTCCTGCTCGACGTCATGGCCGGACCGGACCCGCTGACGTCCGGCGTGGCGCACCGGGTGGTGCTGCCGCCCGCCCGCCACGAGCGGCTCGGCGACTTCCGGGTCCTGGTCCTCGACGAGCACCCGCTCATCGCGACCGGGTCCGCCGTGCGGGCGGGGGTGGACCGGGTGGCCGCCGCGCTCGTGGACGGCGGCGCCCGCGTCGCCCGGCACAGCCGGTTGCTGCCCGATCTGACCGAGGCGGCGACGCTCTACATGCAGTTGCTGATTTCGGGTTCGCCCGCGCGGTTTCCCGTCGAATCACTCGAGCAGCTGCGGACCCGCGTCGCCGGGCTGAGCGCGGACGACCGGAGCCTGGACTCCGTGCGGCTGCGCGCCATGGTGCTCAGCCACGGCGACTGGCTGGCGGCGAGCAACCGCCGCGAGGTGCACCGCCACGGCTGGCGGCGGCTGTTCGCCGAGTTCGACGCCGTGGTGTGCCCGATCACGCCGACACCCGCGTTCCCGCACGACCACCACCCGAATCCGCTGGACCGGCGCGTCGACGTCGACGGCGTCGAGTACCCGTACTTCGACCAGCTCGTCTGGGCCGGCCTGGCGACCATGCCCGGCCTGCCCGCCACCGCCGTCCCCGCGGGCCGGTCTCCCGAGGGCCTGCCGGTCGGGGTGCAGCTCATCGGCCCGATGTTCGAGGACCGCACCCCGCTCCGGCTGGCCGAACTGCTGGAGCGGGAGATCGGCGGCTTCCGGGCACCGGAGTAG
- a CDS encoding TetR/AcrR family transcriptional regulator — MPEPRADAQRNRRNLLAAAESAFNAHGAGASLDDIARAAGVGNATLYRHFPTRQQLIDAVYEERIGALCVLAEQMRAAEPAGAALPAWLRAVVDHISGSRGLRDAFVDAHHLGAGSGAPQLAEWHRMTDDAAVPLLHDAQAAGTAHPDLRAAELMALVAAVAHAGGGDPGDARRLLGFVLDGVGRRP; from the coding sequence ATGCCCGAGCCCCGCGCCGACGCCCAGCGCAACCGCCGGAACCTGCTGGCGGCCGCCGAAAGCGCCTTCAACGCCCACGGTGCGGGAGCGTCCCTGGACGACATCGCCCGCGCCGCCGGCGTCGGCAACGCGACGCTCTACCGCCACTTCCCGACGCGGCAGCAGCTGATCGACGCCGTGTACGAAGAGCGCATCGGCGCGCTTTGTGTGCTGGCCGAACAGATGCGCGCCGCCGAACCGGCCGGCGCGGCGTTGCCGGCGTGGCTGCGCGCGGTGGTCGACCACATCAGCGGCAGCCGGGGTCTGCGGGACGCGTTCGTCGACGCCCACCACCTCGGTGCCGGCAGCGGGGCGCCGCAGCTCGCCGAATGGCATCGCATGACCGACGACGCGGCCGTCCCGTTGCTGCACGACGCGCAGGCTGCCGGGACCGCGCACCCGGACCTGCGTGCGGCCGAGCTGATGGCGCTGGTCGCGGCGGTCGCGCACGCCGGCGGCGGCGACCCCGGCGACGCCCGCCGCCTCCTCGGGTTCGTCCTCGACGGCGTCGGCCGGCGGCCCTGA
- a CDS encoding alpha/beta fold hydrolase → MNVLLVHGGLHEDMDARRFWGSTGVVSGLEQRGLRVHAPDRLAGARSWQSEADHLTPVLPDEPVVVVAGSNGCSAAVRLALTHPGRVSRLLLAWPATAGDTSIDDRVRERVTDPAIAAELLRGETLRGVLDGELASLRVPTGVLPSAPHNPVHQRRTVDALLRLLPDARELPGFPEPVRPGFADHQDAFLSTVTAFAGS, encoded by the coding sequence GTGAACGTCCTGCTGGTCCACGGCGGACTGCACGAAGACATGGACGCCCGGCGATTCTGGGGAAGCACCGGCGTCGTCAGCGGTCTGGAGCAGCGGGGACTGCGCGTCCACGCACCCGACCGCCTCGCCGGCGCCCGCAGCTGGCAGTCCGAAGCGGACCACCTGACGCCGGTGCTTCCTGACGAACCGGTCGTGGTGGTCGCCGGGTCCAACGGCTGCTCGGCCGCCGTCCGGCTGGCCCTCACGCACCCGGGGCGGGTCAGCCGGCTGCTCCTCGCCTGGCCGGCCACCGCCGGGGACACCTCGATCGACGACCGCGTCCGCGAGCGCGTCACCGACCCGGCGATCGCCGCCGAGCTGCTGCGGGGCGAGACGCTGCGCGGGGTCCTCGACGGCGAGCTGGCGAGCCTGCGCGTGCCGACCGGCGTGCTCCCGTCGGCGCCGCACAACCCGGTGCACCAGCGCCGGACGGTGGACGCACTGCTGCGGCTGCTGCCCGACGCACGGGAGCTACCCGGCTTCCCCGAACCGGTGCGGCCCGGGTTCGCCGATCACCAGGACGCGTTCCTCAGCACGGTCACGGCGTTCGCCGGGAGCTGA